A single Henriciella sp. AS95 DNA region contains:
- a CDS encoding TIGR00730 family Rossman fold protein yields the protein MPKLKSICVYCGSSNDVKPGYLELARALGRQMAEKDLRLVYGGGGVGLMGACARAVHEAGGEVLGIMPKFLLQKERIFEDVEHVIVDDMHTRKQMMFDESDAFIVLPGGIGTLEEAVEMLSWARLGLHAKPMAFLDEDGFWSPFFQLMDHIIEGKFTPEEFKACLVHESTPEAALTALRDRIVVMND from the coding sequence ATGCCCAAGCTGAAATCGATCTGCGTCTATTGCGGCTCCTCGAATGACGTGAAACCGGGCTATCTTGAGCTCGCACGCGCGCTCGGACGCCAGATGGCCGAGAAGGATCTGCGCCTCGTCTATGGCGGCGGCGGCGTCGGCCTGATGGGCGCATGCGCACGCGCCGTTCATGAAGCCGGCGGCGAAGTTCTTGGCATCATGCCGAAATTTCTGCTGCAGAAAGAACGCATCTTCGAAGACGTCGAGCACGTGATCGTTGATGACATGCACACGCGCAAGCAAATGATGTTTGACGAGTCAGATGCCTTCATCGTGCTGCCAGGCGGCATCGGCACGCTTGAAGAAGCCGTCGAAATGCTCAGCTGGGCGCGGCTCGGCCTGCACGCAAAGCCGATGGCTTTCCTCGATGAAGACGGCTTCTGGTCACCTTTCTTCCAGCTGATGGATCACATCATCGAAGGCAAGTTCACGCCGGAAGAGTTCAAGGCCTGCCTCGTGCACGAAAGCACGCCCGAAGCGGCACTAACCGCGCTCAGGGATCGAATTGTCGTGATGAACGACTAG
- a CDS encoding ABC transporter ATP-binding protein/permease, whose protein sequence is MSDTHATQPDKDQIESADGGLGGAIIRILKLLARPELSKWRPIMAVAIVLTLGAAVLEVASPIILGDAINRVAGEGPVATSLTVAVLWIALAIGLRFLAAALPQARDALFSPVSQDAQRIACVDAFGHAQSLSLGFHQTRRSGALNRVIERGASAIDYLIRFLAFNIGPTFVRLALASIALGVAYDYRLSLIAVVTIVIYVIATVVITEWRVRQRRRMNKADTELRAVSIDTLTNFETVKAFAAEERETLRYDGAMKRYNKRYVEAVRSMYLLNGVQAFVMNAGLLAVLALSAWNYKQGTMEIGDLTAVMMVLLSLYAPLNILGWAWREIKQGAVDLEKLHGLLNMKPEVADNPNARVLAKPDGRVVFDQVSFTHDGRAVGVQDISFTVEPGRKVAFVGTSGAGKSTLLKLLFRFYDVETGSVKVDGSDVRDLTQASLRGALGLVPQDVVLFNDTIRSNISYAKPEASLDELRDAARRAQLLPFIEALPEGWDTRVGERGLKLSGGEKQRVGIARVILADPAVLVLDEATSALDSATEAAVQDALDEAARGRTTLMVAHRLSTVQNADEIIVLEAGRIVERGSHAKLLQRDGAYARMWERQIARDELAAVAE, encoded by the coding sequence ATGAGTGACACACACGCGACGCAGCCTGACAAGGATCAGATCGAGAGTGCCGACGGTGGTCTCGGTGGTGCGATCATCCGAATTCTGAAGCTGCTGGCCCGGCCCGAGCTTTCCAAATGGCGTCCAATCATGGCGGTTGCGATTGTGCTAACCTTGGGCGCTGCCGTTCTTGAAGTTGCGTCTCCGATTATTCTTGGGGATGCGATCAACAGGGTTGCGGGGGAAGGGCCTGTCGCCACGTCTCTAACGGTTGCGGTTCTCTGGATTGCGCTGGCCATCGGGCTTCGCTTTCTGGCGGCGGCGCTGCCACAGGCGCGCGACGCGCTGTTCAGCCCGGTCAGCCAGGACGCGCAACGTATCGCTTGTGTTGATGCCTTTGGCCACGCGCAGTCCCTGTCGCTTGGTTTCCATCAGACCCGTCGTTCCGGAGCGCTGAACCGCGTGATCGAGCGCGGCGCGAGCGCGATCGACTATCTGATCCGGTTTCTAGCCTTCAATATCGGCCCGACCTTCGTGCGGCTGGCGCTCGCGTCCATCGCCTTGGGGGTGGCCTATGATTACAGGCTCTCGCTGATCGCTGTTGTGACCATCGTCATCTACGTCATCGCGACGGTAGTCATTACCGAATGGCGCGTGCGGCAACGCCGACGCATGAACAAGGCCGATACGGAGCTGCGGGCCGTCTCCATCGATACGCTGACGAATTTCGAAACGGTGAAGGCCTTTGCCGCCGAAGAGCGCGAGACCCTGCGCTACGACGGCGCGATGAAGCGATACAATAAGCGCTATGTCGAGGCGGTGCGGAGCATGTACCTGCTCAACGGTGTGCAGGCCTTTGTCATGAATGCCGGCCTGTTGGCGGTGCTGGCGCTGTCAGCCTGGAATTACAAACAGGGCACCATGGAGATCGGTGACCTGACCGCCGTGATGATGGTGCTGCTCAGCTTGTATGCCCCGCTCAATATCCTCGGCTGGGCGTGGCGGGAAATCAAACAGGGCGCTGTCGACCTCGAAAAGCTGCATGGCCTTCTGAACATGAAGCCGGAAGTTGCTGATAATCCGAATGCGCGTGTTCTGGCGAAGCCAGACGGGCGCGTCGTGTTTGACCAGGTGTCCTTCACCCATGATGGCCGCGCCGTTGGCGTTCAGGACATATCCTTCACTGTCGAACCCGGCCGAAAAGTCGCGTTCGTCGGCACCTCCGGCGCGGGCAAGTCGACGTTGCTGAAGCTGCTCTTCCGCTTTTATGATGTCGAAACCGGTTCGGTGAAAGTCGATGGCAGCGATGTGCGTGACCTGACGCAGGCGTCGCTTCGTGGCGCGCTTGGTCTCGTGCCCCAGGATGTTGTGCTGTTCAATGACACGATCCGCTCCAATATTTCGTATGCAAAGCCTGAGGCGAGCCTTGATGAATTGAGGGATGCGGCCCGGCGCGCGCAGCTGCTCCCCTTCATTGAGGCGCTGCCGGAAGGCTGGGACACGCGGGTTGGTGAGCGCGGTCTGAAATTATCCGGCGGTGAAAAGCAACGTGTGGGTATCGCCCGCGTTATCCTCGCTGATCCTGCCGTGCTCGTTCTGGACGAAGCGACATCAGCCTTGGACAGCGCAACAGAAGCAGCCGTCCAGGATGCGCTCGACGAAGCGGCCCGCGGGCGGACCACGCTGATGGTCGCTCACAGGCTATCGACCGTGCAGAACGCGGACGAAATAATTGTGCTAGAAGCAGGGCGTATCGTGGAGCGCGGCTCTCATGCTAAACTGTTGCAACGGGATGGTGCATATGCCCGCATGTGGGAGCGCCAGATTGCACGCGATGAACTCGCCGCAGTTGCTGAATAG
- a CDS encoding phosphatidylserine decarboxylase: MAKRGKPMTERSLPWWQSGFDLEGVVGFLAGWLLGILLGMLWSPLFWIGFIPGIVILFATRTAERVSPEDSSLILAPCDGVIVSVEDVDPPEQLGLVGPHKRIRVSSSPFATNNIHAVTEGSIEHAERETGAAENFAALRPDTPGLEVLFFSLTGGVGKVGMRVATGGLGPRLVTKVDIGDHVPAGKTIATRRLGGWCDVYVPRGGATQVEPGRTLIGGETAIWRYGAAAAVPEPDDAEEDIFDDEDEPTELDADYAASPETTPPEVAEDVEEEVKTESDAATKSDDPAEMFARLRREASKISDEDD; the protein is encoded by the coding sequence ATGGCTAAACGTGGAAAACCGATGACCGAACGCTCGCTGCCCTGGTGGCAGAGCGGCTTTGATCTTGAGGGCGTCGTTGGCTTTCTCGCGGGCTGGTTGCTCGGCATTCTGCTCGGCATGCTGTGGAGTCCGCTGTTCTGGATTGGCTTTATCCCCGGCATCGTGATTCTGTTTGCGACCCGGACCGCCGAGCGCGTGAGCCCGGAAGACAGCTCACTGATCCTGGCGCCTTGTGATGGCGTGATCGTTTCGGTCGAGGACGTCGATCCGCCAGAGCAGCTTGGTCTGGTTGGGCCGCATAAGCGGATCCGCGTTTCGTCTTCGCCATTCGCAACGAACAACATCCATGCTGTGACCGAAGGCAGTATCGAACACGCCGAACGTGAAACGGGGGCCGCGGAGAATTTTGCGGCGCTGCGGCCCGATACGCCGGGGCTTGAAGTGCTCTTCTTCAGCCTGACCGGCGGTGTGGGGAAAGTTGGCATGCGGGTCGCCACCGGCGGACTTGGGCCTCGTCTTGTGACGAAGGTCGACATTGGCGATCACGTGCCCGCAGGCAAGACGATTGCAACGCGCCGATTGGGCGGCTGGTGCGATGTGTATGTGCCCAGGGGCGGTGCCACTCAGGTTGAGCCCGGCCGGACGCTGATCGGCGGCGAAACGGCCATCTGGCGTTACGGTGCAGCGGCGGCCGTGCCTGAGCCGGATGATGCTGAGGAAGATATTTTCGACGATGAGGACGAGCCGACGGAACTTGATGCTGACTATGCCGCCTCTCCGGAAACAACGCCGCCGGAAGTCGCCGAAGACGTCGAGGAGGAGGTGAAAACCGAATCAGACGCGGCTACCAAGTCCGACGACCCAGCCGAGATGTTTGCTCGGCTTCGCCGGGAAGCAAGCAAGATTTCAGACGAAGACGACTAG
- a CDS encoding DUF2842 domain-containing protein encodes MRKIIAGVVLLAFIGLWIFLAGTIGSWLATKNDWLQLAFYVFAGVAWVIPLRPLLRWMNRAEAPSDQV; translated from the coding sequence ATGAGAAAGATCATCGCTGGCGTGGTATTGCTTGCCTTCATCGGGCTCTGGATCTTTCTGGCCGGCACGATTGGGTCATGGCTCGCCACGAAAAATGACTGGCTGCAACTTGCGTTCTACGTTTTTGCGGGCGTCGCCTGGGTTATCCCACTCCGCCCTCTTCTGCGCTGGATGAACAGAGCCGAAGCGCCGTCAGACCAAGTCTAG
- a CDS encoding COX15/CtaA family protein has translation MAKTETATLWVRRWLILIALMVYAMILIGGMTRLTDSGLSITEWDPVSGALPPIGADAWASEFAKYQQTAEFQQQNYNMSLAEFQYIYWWEWGHRLFGRLIGLIAVGGFAIFAIKGWLSRSLSVRLLILIALGGLQGAIGWWMVSSGIGETERLDVAPYRLATHFVLALVIIGYTAWLWLDLGKRQRIEVGSAGRWLALGLLGLIFVQMASGALVAGLDAGRTYNDWPLMAGEFFPSPYMPAELGIRSLFEGRAATQFNHRIIAYAIWIIVLVGVAVMRGKPGWRETATLAVLVTAQASWGIFTLLSSAPLGLAIVHQALGVILFVAAVRFAWLTGRRAEY, from the coding sequence ATGGCAAAGACCGAAACTGCGACCCTTTGGGTCCGCCGCTGGCTGATCCTGATCGCGCTCATGGTTTATGCCATGATCCTTATCGGCGGCATGACGCGTCTGACTGACTCCGGACTATCCATCACTGAATGGGACCCGGTCAGCGGCGCGCTCCCGCCAATTGGCGCTGACGCCTGGGCCAGTGAGTTCGCAAAGTACCAGCAGACAGCGGAGTTCCAGCAGCAGAACTATAATATGTCGCTGGCAGAGTTTCAGTACATCTACTGGTGGGAGTGGGGGCATCGGCTTTTTGGGCGGCTCATCGGCCTTATCGCTGTCGGCGGGTTCGCAATCTTTGCAATCAAAGGCTGGCTCAGCCGGTCATTATCTGTCCGTCTTCTTATCCTGATCGCGCTGGGCGGCCTTCAAGGCGCGATTGGATGGTGGATGGTGTCGAGTGGCATCGGAGAGACCGAACGCCTCGACGTCGCGCCTTACCGACTTGCGACACACTTTGTGCTGGCGCTGGTCATTATCGGATACACAGCCTGGCTGTGGCTCGATCTCGGCAAACGCCAGAGGATCGAGGTGGGTTCGGCAGGGCGGTGGCTCGCGCTTGGTCTGCTCGGCTTGATCTTCGTGCAGATGGCGAGCGGCGCGCTTGTGGCGGGGCTCGATGCCGGGCGCACCTACAATGACTGGCCTTTGATGGCTGGCGAGTTCTTCCCATCACCCTACATGCCGGCCGAACTTGGCATCCGCAGCCTGTTCGAAGGCCGCGCGGCGACGCAGTTCAATCATCGGATCATCGCCTATGCGATCTGGATCATCGTCCTGGTGGGCGTCGCCGTGATGCGCGGCAAACCTGGATGGCGAGAAACGGCGACCTTGGCGGTGCTGGTCACGGCGCAGGCGTCGTGGGGCATCTTCACTCTGTTGAGTAGCGCCCCACTCGGCCTCGCCATTGTCCATCAGGCACTCGGGGTGATCCTGTTTGTTGCGGCGGTACGGTTTGCCTGGCTCACTGGCCGCCGGGCGGAATACTGA
- the rplM gene encoding 50S ribosomal protein L13, whose protein sequence is MKTYNAPADVENKWIVIDATDVVVGRLASYVAKRLRGKHRADFTPHIDTGDHVVVINADKARFTGNKLRDKTYYRHTGYPGGIKETTAGKILSGRFPERAVELAVKRMMPGESPLAKQQFAKLRVYAGAEHPHEAQKPETVDFASMNDKNKRAD, encoded by the coding sequence ATGAAGACTTATAACGCACCAGCTGACGTGGAGAACAAGTGGATCGTTATCGATGCGACAGATGTCGTTGTCGGTCGCCTTGCTTCATATGTCGCCAAACGCCTGCGGGGCAAGCACCGTGCTGATTTCACTCCGCACATCGATACGGGCGACCATGTCGTCGTAATCAACGCTGACAAAGCTCGTTTCACTGGAAACAAGCTCCGCGACAAAACCTATTACCGCCACACGGGCTATCCGGGTGGGATCAAGGAAACCACGGCAGGAAAGATCCTGTCTGGCCGTTTCCCTGAGCGTGCGGTCGAGCTTGCTGTAAAGCGCATGATGCCGGGTGAAAGCCCGCTCGCCAAACAGCAGTTTGCAAAGCTTCGCGTCTACGCTGGCGCAGAGCATCCGCACGAAGCCCAGAAGCCAGAAACCGTCGACTTCGCGTCGATGAACGACAAGAATAAGAGAGCTGACTGA
- the rpsI gene encoding 30S ribosomal protein S9: MSDTANSLEDLKTVTGGEAAEAEVVTVEPKIDDLGRAYGTGRRKSATARVWIKPGTGKITVNGKDQEQYFARPVLRMVIEQPLIETDRRTQFDVICTVKGSGLSGQAGAVRHGISRALVAYEPSLRAVLKPHGFMTRDPRTVERKKYGRAKARRSFQFSKR; the protein is encoded by the coding sequence ATGTCCGACACTGCAAATTCTCTTGAAGACCTGAAAACCGTCACCGGCGGTGAAGCTGCGGAAGCTGAGGTCGTAACTGTAGAGCCGAAGATCGACGATCTCGGCCGCGCCTATGGCACCGGCCGCCGCAAGTCGGCTACGGCTCGCGTCTGGATCAAGCCGGGCACCGGCAAGATCACCGTCAACGGCAAGGATCAGGAGCAATACTTCGCTCGTCCGGTTCTGCGCATGGTCATCGAGCAGCCGCTGATCGAAACCGATCGCCGCACGCAGTTCGACGTGATCTGCACGGTCAAGGGCTCTGGCCTTTCCGGTCAGGCCGGCGCTGTCCGTCACGGCATCTCGCGCGCCCTGGTCGCCTATGAGCCGAGCCTTCGCGCCGTTCTCAAGCCACACGGCTTCATGACCCGCGACCCGCGGACCGTCGAGCGCAAGAAGTATGGCCGCGCGAAAGCCCGCCGTAGCTTCCAGTTCTCGAAGCGCTAA